From a region of the Hippopotamus amphibius kiboko isolate mHipAmp2 chromosome 3, mHipAmp2.hap2, whole genome shotgun sequence genome:
- the VPS37C gene encoding vacuolar protein sorting-associated protein 37C has translation METLKDKTLEELEEMQNDPQAIDRLAQDSPEVQDLQLEREMALATNRSLAEQNLEFQGPLEISRSNLSDKYQELRKLVERCQEQKAKLEKFSSALQLGALLDLLQIESLKIEEESEAMAEKFLEGEVPLDMFLENFSSMRMLSHLRRVRVEKLQDVMRKPRASLEPAGDAPPPRRPPPPRPDPEAAPPVTEDQPPQPSQPPQPSGIPPYPLPYSPSPGLPVGPSAQGALQPAPFPVVSQPSFSYSGPLGPPYLSAHPGPRAAAGYSWSPQRSTPPRLGYPVAPTGASGPGYPVAGGRTPSPGYPQQPPYLSTGGKPPYPTQPQPPGFPGQPPPSGPLQPPYPPGPPPPYGFPPPQGPPWPGY, from the exons ATGGAGACGCTGAAAGACAAgaccctggaggagctggaggagatgCAGAACGACCCGCAGGCCATCGACCGGCTGGCCCAGGACTCCCCTGAG GTCCAGGACCTGCAGCTGGAGCGGGAGATGGCGCTGGCCACCAACCGGAGCCTGGCCGAGCAGAATCTGGAGTTCCAGGGTCCCCTGGAGATCAGCCGCTCAAACCTCTCGGACAAGTACCAGGAGCTCCGGAAGCTGGTGGAGCGGTGCCAGGAGCAGAAGGCGAAGCTAG AGAAATTCTCTTCAGCACTGCAGCTAGGGGCCTTGTTGGACCTTCTGCAAATCGAAAGCTTGAAGATCGAAGAAGAGTCCGAG GCCATGGCTGAGAAGTTCCTGGAGGGCGAGGTGCCCTTGGACATGTTTCTGGAGAACTTCTCCTCCATGAGGATGCTGTCTCATCTGCGCCGGGTTCGCGTGGAGAAGCTCCAGGATGTGATGAGGAAGCCCAGGGCCTCCCTGGAACCCGCTGGGGACGCCCCTCCTCCCCGCCGGCCCCCCCCACCACGCCCGGACCCCGAGGCAGCTCCCCCTGTGACCGAAGATCAGCCACCGCAGCCCTCGCAGCCGCCGCAGCCCTCGGGGATCCCTCCCTACCCTCTGCCCTACAGCCCCTCTCCAGGCTTGCCTGTGGGCCCCAGTGCCCAAGGGGCGCTCCAGCCAGCCCCCTTCCCAGTGGTGTCCCAGCCCTCCTTTTCCTACAGTGGGCCTTTGGGTCCCCCATACCTGTCAGCCCACCCGGGACCCAGGGCTGCTGCAGGCTACTCCTGGTCCCCACAGAGGAGCACTCCGCCCCGGCTGGGCTATCCCGTGGCCCCCACTGGTGCCTCTGGCCCTGGGTACCCCGTGGCGGGGGGCCGGACCCCCAGTCCTGGTTATCCTCAACAGCCCCCCTACCTCTCAACAGGAGGAAAACCTCCGTACCCAacgcagccccagcccccaggcttcccaggccagccCCCGCCCTCAGGCCCCCTTCAGCCTCCCTATCCCCCAGGACCGCCCCCTCCCTATGGGTTTCCACCACCTCAGGGTCCTCCCTGGCCTGGGTATTAG